One window of Acidobacteriota bacterium genomic DNA carries:
- a CDS encoding VCBS repeat-containing protein yields the protein MKATITAILIFAGVGFAQSGGTFQITKSVIAGGGGSASGGTFQVDGTIGQPVAGGPVTGGQFSLMSGFWGGAAIPVTTVESPFDFDGDGKTDISIFRPSLGQWWLNRSNLGTVVHTFGNSADKLTPGDFTGDGVADVAIYRPSTGEWFVLRSENFSFYSFPFGASSDIPVPADYDGDNKTDAAVFRPSNLTWYIQKSSGGTTIETFGAAGDVPVPADYDGDGKADIAIYRPSLGQWWLNRSTAGIVAVTFGVSTDKTVQGDYTGDGKADIAIWRPATGEWLILRSEDFTFYSFPFGANGDAPAPGDYDGDGKFDAAVFRSSAATWYIQRSTAGTLIQNFGAATDIAVPNAFVR from the coding sequence ATGAAAGCAACAATCACCGCAATCCTTATCTTTGCCGGCGTTGGATTCGCGCAATCGGGCGGAACGTTCCAGATCACGAAATCGGTCATCGCCGGCGGCGGCGGAAGCGCATCGGGCGGGACGTTCCAGGTTGACGGAACGATCGGCCAGCCGGTCGCCGGCGGTCCCGTGACGGGCGGCCAGTTCTCGCTCATGTCGGGATTCTGGGGCGGCGCGGCCATTCCGGTGACGACGGTCGAATCGCCATTCGATTTTGACGGCGACGGCAAGACCGACATCTCGATCTTCAGGCCGTCGCTCGGGCAGTGGTGGCTGAACCGTTCGAACCTCGGGACGGTCGTCCACACCTTCGGCAACTCGGCCGACAAACTGACGCCGGGCGACTTCACCGGCGACGGCGTTGCTGACGTGGCCATCTACCGGCCTTCGACCGGCGAATGGTTTGTGTTGCGAAGTGAGAATTTCAGTTTCTATTCGTTCCCGTTCGGCGCCTCGTCGGACATTCCGGTCCCGGCGGATTACGACGGCGACAACAAAACGGACGCCGCGGTTTTCCGGCCCTCGAATCTGACCTGGTACATTCAGAAATCCTCGGGCGGAACTACGATCGAGACGTTCGGAGCGGCGGGCGATGTTCCGGTTCCCGCGGATTACGACGGCGACGGCAAGGCGGACATCGCGATCTATCGTCCGTCGCTTGGCCAGTGGTGGCTGAACCGGTCGACGGCCGGGATCGTCGCCGTCACGTTCGGCGTCTCGACGGATAAAACGGTTCAGGGCGACTACACCGGCGACGGCAAGGCGGACATCGCGATCTGGCGGCCGGCGACCGGCGAATGGCTGATCCTGAGGTCCGAAGACTTCACCTTCTACTCGTTCCCGTTCGGCGCGAACGGCGACGCGCCCGCCCCCGGCGACTACGACGGCGACGGAAAATTCGACGCCGCCGTGTTCAGATCTTCCG